One window of the Brevundimonas goettingensis genome contains the following:
- a CDS encoding EF-hand domain-containing protein, with protein sequence MSALLGSQESSGSSGSSSSFSSKVIDAADTNGDGTVSLEELAASLSADASSLTDAFNAMDTDGDGQITSTELDAGFKAKGPPHGAPPGPPPGQSASASDTASMLLSAADADDTGSLSLSEINTILGKDSDDTSLTSAFSALDTNGDGSLASDELTSGIKALFEKSLAAYAANANSATDSATSTTPVSLAA encoded by the coding sequence ATGTCCGCGCTGCTGGGCAGCCAGGAGAGCTCCGGCTCGTCGGGCTCCAGCTCCAGCTTCTCTTCCAAGGTCATCGACGCCGCCGACACCAACGGCGACGGCACGGTGAGCCTGGAAGAGCTGGCGGCTTCGCTCAGCGCCGACGCCTCTTCCCTGACGGACGCCTTCAATGCGATGGATACGGACGGCGACGGCCAGATCACCTCGACCGAACTGGACGCGGGCTTCAAGGCCAAGGGTCCGCCGCACGGGGCTCCGCCCGGGCCGCCTCCCGGTCAATCCGCCTCCGCTTCGGACACGGCCTCAATGCTGCTGTCCGCCGCCGATGCGGACGACACCGGATCGCTGAGCCTGTCGGAGATCAATACGATCCTCGGCAAGGACAGCGACGACACCAGCCTGACCAGCGCCTTCTCGGCGCTCGACACGAATGGCGACGGCTCCCTGGCGTCGGACGAGCTGACGTCGGGGATCAAGGCCCTGTTCGAGAAGTCACTGGCCGCCTATGCGGCCAACGCCAACTCGGCGACCGACAGCGCGACCAGCACGACCCCGGTCTCGCTCGCCGCCTGA
- the ypfJ gene encoding KPN_02809 family neutral zinc metallopeptidase has product MRWQGGREGGNVEDRRGMGGGALTGGGIGVAVLGLIGYFVFGIDPSTTQQVAGALGAGGQAEQQGQVGSPTDEAGKFVNVIGTNIDDVWKSRIRGYDSPTVVLYEQGTPTGCGFGQSAMGPFYCPSDNKVYLDLGFWQEMETQLGASGAEFARAYVLAHEYGHHVQNLTGVSDQVQAQEQRAGGGAAANRYSVALELQADCYAGVWAKNAAGASNGQVAVDGADLEEGLKTASAIGDDTLQRKAGREVAPDSFTHGSSAQRVQWLRRGYESGDPSSCDTFSGLPGMS; this is encoded by the coding sequence ATGCGGTGGCAAGGCGGACGTGAAGGCGGCAACGTCGAGGACCGGCGCGGCATGGGGGGCGGCGCACTGACCGGCGGCGGCATCGGCGTCGCGGTTCTGGGGCTGATCGGCTATTTCGTTTTTGGCATCGACCCCTCCACCACCCAGCAGGTCGCGGGCGCGCTCGGCGCGGGCGGTCAGGCCGAACAGCAGGGTCAGGTGGGCTCGCCCACCGATGAGGCCGGCAAGTTCGTCAATGTGATCGGGACCAATATCGACGACGTCTGGAAGTCGCGCATCCGCGGCTACGACTCGCCGACGGTCGTTCTCTACGAACAGGGGACGCCGACCGGCTGTGGCTTCGGCCAGTCGGCGATGGGCCCCTTCTACTGTCCGTCGGACAACAAGGTCTATCTTGACCTCGGCTTCTGGCAGGAGATGGAGACCCAGCTGGGCGCGTCCGGCGCCGAGTTCGCTCGCGCCTATGTCCTGGCCCACGAGTACGGCCACCACGTCCAGAACCTGACGGGTGTCTCCGATCAGGTCCAGGCCCAGGAGCAACGCGCCGGGGGCGGGGCGGCGGCCAATCGTTATTCGGTCGCGCTGGAGCTTCAGGCCGACTGTTACGCCGGGGTCTGGGCGAAGAACGCCGCGGGCGCCTCCAACGGTCAGGTCGCCGTCGACGGCGCCGATCTGGAAGAGGGGCTGAAGACCGCCAGCGCCATCGGCGACGACACCCTGCAGCGCAAGGCGGGGCGCGAGGTCGCGCCCGACAGCTTCACCCACGGCTCCTCGGCCCAGAGGGTGCAGTGGCTCAGGCGCGGCTATGAGAGCGGCGATCCGTCGTCCTGCGACACCTTTTCCGGCCTGCCGGGCATGAGCTGA
- a CDS encoding Crp/Fnr family transcriptional regulator, translated as MLTATLHNSLIQNLPPEDRAALIAASVPVDFKVGHVFLEAGDQIEHVHFLNSGIISAVAAMKDGRTVEVFMVGREGVTHPSATGPAPVRSYSRHVAQAEGQSRRIEVSKLRELMNERHGLRAVIAGYASGLQAELEQSGTCNALHRADQRFAKWLLRCHDRIDGETLHLTQEYLGSMLGAQRTTVNEAAQTLQKAGAINYSRGKITITNRAALERMACECYNAGGGESAARA; from the coding sequence ATGCTGACCGCAACGCTGCACAATTCCCTTATTCAGAACCTGCCTCCCGAGGACCGTGCGGCTCTGATAGCCGCCTCCGTGCCCGTCGATTTCAAGGTCGGCCATGTCTTCCTGGAAGCGGGCGACCAGATCGAGCACGTGCATTTCCTGAACAGCGGGATCATTTCCGCAGTCGCGGCGATGAAGGACGGCCGCACCGTCGAGGTGTTCATGGTCGGTCGGGAGGGCGTGACCCATCCTTCGGCGACCGGGCCCGCGCCGGTCCGCAGCTATTCGCGCCACGTGGCCCAGGCCGAAGGCCAGTCGCGGCGGATCGAGGTGTCCAAGCTGCGCGAACTGATGAATGAGCGTCATGGGCTGCGCGCCGTGATCGCCGGCTATGCCTCGGGCCTGCAGGCGGAGCTGGAACAGTCCGGCACCTGCAACGCCCTGCACCGGGCCGACCAGCGCTTCGCCAAATGGCTGCTGCGCTGCCACGACCGGATCGACGGCGAGACCCTGCACCTGACCCAGGAATATCTGGGCAGCATGCTCGGCGCCCAGCGTACGACGGTGAACGAGGCGGCCCAGACGCTGCAGAAGGCGGGCGCGATCAACTACTCCCGCGGAAAGATCACCATCACCAATCGCGCCGCGCTCGAGCGCATGGCCTGCGAATGTTACAACGCCGGCGGAGGGGAATCGGCGGCCCGAGCCTAG
- the ppk2 gene encoding polyphosphate kinase 2, with amino-acid sequence MSKKDDYERELEKLQIELVDTQAWAIEKGLKILIVFEGRDSAGKDGAIKRITEYASPRQTRVVALPKPTERETGQWYFQRYVSHLPAAGEIVILNRSWYNRGGVEPVMGFCTPQQHEQFLKDAPRFERLLADAGTLIIKLWLDISKEEQAKRLEERIEDPLKKFKVSSLDGEAQARWDAYSAARDRMLDETHSGHAPWTVIATDDKKTARINILRHILQRIDRPGSKSHKPDADIVFDADKCRDRLAK; translated from the coding sequence ATGAGCAAGAAAGACGATTACGAGCGCGAGCTCGAGAAGCTGCAGATCGAACTGGTCGACACCCAGGCCTGGGCCATCGAGAAGGGTCTGAAGATCCTCATCGTCTTCGAGGGCCGCGACAGCGCCGGCAAGGACGGGGCGATCAAGCGGATCACCGAATACGCCTCGCCGCGCCAGACCCGTGTCGTCGCCCTGCCCAAGCCGACCGAGCGCGAGACCGGCCAATGGTATTTCCAGCGCTACGTCAGCCACCTGCCGGCCGCGGGCGAGATCGTGATCCTCAACCGCTCCTGGTACAATCGCGGCGGGGTCGAGCCGGTGATGGGCTTCTGCACGCCCCAGCAGCACGAGCAGTTCCTGAAGGACGCGCCGCGCTTCGAGCGGCTGCTGGCCGACGCCGGGACCCTGATCATCAAGCTGTGGCTCGACATCTCCAAGGAGGAGCAGGCCAAACGGCTGGAAGAGCGGATCGAGGACCCGCTCAAGAAGTTCAAGGTCTCGTCTCTGGACGGCGAGGCCCAGGCCCGCTGGGACGCCTATAGCGCCGCCCGCGACCGGATGCTGGACGAAACCCATTCCGGCCACGCGCCCTGGACCGTCATCGCCACCGACGACAAGAAAACGGCCCGGATCAACATCCTGCGCCACATCCTTCAGCGCATCGACCGGCCGGGGTCAAAGTCCCACAAGCCCGATGCCGATATCGTCTTCGACGCCGACAAGTGTCGGGACCGATTGGCGAAATAG
- a CDS encoding serine hydrolase domain-containing protein encodes MIPIDRRALMTGALAVSGLAANAAFAQDLSIRPAGSAATGPDAALDMAAALAGGPPAIAAGIVTREGLEWSGVRGVRQAGGTDKATLDDRWHLGSNTKAMTAAVFARLVDQGRAKWAMPLSEAFPGAALDPAFADVTLDDLMRHKAGLTDAAMASPNVARADPRPVMEQRAAVVDGALSRPPAGTKGAFAYANINYVLVGAAIERISGKPWEEMMGSEIFQPLGLTTAGFGAPATDAKGGANVWGHRVAPDGTKIPMDPAGAADNPALYGPAATAHMTLADYATWIRAMIGGAPEGWLRPERIGVLTTPLPGDTYAMGWIARPESWAGDTVTIAHEGSNTLWHAIAVAAPAKGLGFIVLSNGGIQGRATAVPLIQRLIRERTAAS; translated from the coding sequence ATGATTCCCATCGACCGCCGCGCCCTGATGACTGGCGCGCTCGCCGTCTCCGGTCTGGCCGCCAACGCCGCCTTCGCTCAGGACCTGAGCATCCGCCCCGCCGGTTCGGCCGCGACGGGGCCGGACGCCGCGCTCGACATGGCCGCCGCCCTCGCCGGAGGGCCGCCTGCGATCGCCGCCGGGATCGTGACGCGCGAGGGGCTGGAATGGTCGGGCGTACGCGGCGTGCGTCAGGCGGGCGGGACCGACAAGGCGACCCTGGACGATCGCTGGCACCTGGGCTCGAACACCAAGGCCATGACCGCCGCCGTTTTCGCCCGGCTCGTCGATCAGGGGCGGGCGAAATGGGCCATGCCCCTGTCGGAGGCCTTCCCCGGGGCGGCGCTGGACCCCGCCTTCGCCGACGTCACCCTCGATGATCTGATGCGGCACAAGGCCGGGCTGACCGATGCGGCCATGGCCTCGCCCAATGTCGCCCGCGCCGATCCCCGCCCGGTCATGGAGCAGCGGGCCGCGGTGGTGGACGGGGCCCTGTCGCGGCCGCCCGCTGGGACGAAGGGCGCCTTCGCCTATGCCAACATCAACTATGTGCTGGTCGGCGCCGCCATCGAGCGGATCAGCGGCAAGCCCTGGGAAGAGATGATGGGCTCGGAGATCTTCCAGCCTCTGGGCCTGACCACGGCCGGCTTCGGCGCGCCTGCGACGGATGCCAAGGGCGGCGCCAATGTCTGGGGGCACCGCGTCGCCCCGGACGGGACGAAAATCCCGATGGACCCCGCCGGGGCGGCGGACAACCCCGCCCTCTACGGCCCGGCGGCGACGGCCCATATGACCCTGGCCGACTATGCGACCTGGATCCGCGCCATGATCGGCGGCGCGCCGGAAGGCTGGCTGAGGCCCGAGCGGATCGGCGTCCTGACCACGCCCCTGCCGGGCGACACCTACGCCATGGGCTGGATCGCGCGGCCCGAGAGCTGGGCCGGGGACACGGTCACCATTGCCCACGAGGGGTCAAACACCCTGTGGCACGCGATCGCAGTGGCCGCTCCGGCCAAGGGGTTGGGCTTCATCGTCCTGTCCAACGGCGGCATTCAGGGCCGCGCGACAGCCGTACCCCTGATCCAGAGACTGATCCGGGAACGGACGGCGGCCTCATAA
- a CDS encoding extensin-like domain-containing protein, with protein MKRDFADFWNLLWELGLAACAGFALMNAFVPPQDLPWKPLDLNHPVGQATSAKVADFELPFAAPAEQVQGATEACIQTLRAAGVEVERVPDRDDGGFCRVQGAVRITGGAVTPLAPNDVVMQCPLAVRYVIWDRQILQPAAREVFGSSVKSVDDFGTYSCRRIYGSTQINDRPSEHARANALDVGGVTLADGRKISVLDDWNGTGPRGAEGSVFLKRLRDGACRVFSTVLTPDYNKEHANHLHLDGAPRSLCALGPSPQTRAGPQAAQGAQQP; from the coding sequence ATGAAGCGCGACTTCGCCGATTTCTGGAATTTGTTGTGGGAACTGGGGCTGGCCGCCTGCGCCGGCTTCGCCCTGATGAACGCCTTTGTCCCGCCCCAGGACCTGCCGTGGAAGCCGCTGGATCTGAACCATCCGGTCGGTCAGGCGACCAGCGCCAAGGTCGCCGATTTCGAACTGCCCTTCGCCGCCCCCGCCGAACAGGTCCAGGGCGCCACCGAGGCTTGTATCCAGACCCTGCGCGCGGCCGGTGTGGAGGTCGAACGCGTGCCCGACCGCGACGACGGCGGCTTCTGCCGGGTGCAGGGAGCGGTGCGGATCACCGGCGGGGCGGTGACGCCTCTCGCCCCGAACGACGTCGTCATGCAGTGCCCACTGGCGGTGCGCTACGTCATCTGGGACCGCCAGATCCTGCAGCCGGCGGCGCGTGAAGTCTTTGGTTCGTCAGTGAAATCTGTCGACGACTTCGGAACCTACTCCTGCCGCCGCATCTATGGCTCGACCCAGATCAACGACCGGCCCAGCGAGCACGCGCGCGCTAATGCCCTGGACGTCGGCGGCGTCACCCTGGCCGACGGGCGCAAGATTTCGGTGCTGGACGACTGGAACGGGACGGGACCCAGAGGAGCAGAGGGTTCGGTCTTCCTGAAGCGCCTCAGGGACGGCGCCTGCCGCGTCTTTTCGACGGTTCTGACCCCCGACTACAACAAGGAGCACGCGAACCATTTGCATCTGGACGGCGCGCCCCGCAGCCTTTGCGCCCTCGGCCCTTCGCCCCAAACCCGGGCCGGGCCACAGGCGGCTCAGGGCGCTCAGCAGCCTTGA
- a CDS encoding cold-shock protein, with protein MATGTVKWFNPTKGFGFIQPESGGADVFVHITAVQKAGLAGLDENAKVEYELESQRGKTSAVNLKLL; from the coding sequence ATGGCGACCGGTACGGTCAAGTGGTTCAACCCCACGAAAGGCTTCGGCTTCATCCAGCCGGAAAGCGGCGGCGCCGATGTGTTCGTGCACATCACCGCCGTTCAGAAGGCGGGCCTCGCTGGCCTGGATGAGAACGCGAAGGTCGAATACGAGCTGGAATCCCAGCGCGGCAAGACCTCGGCGGTCAACCTGAAGCTTCTCTGA
- a CDS encoding DMT family transporter, with translation MTCSASPDASKLATSRAFALIVLMLAAAVLGLAPVLVRLTETGPASAGFWRLVFALPLLLAFVGRPASMGGAGIGRPGKWMALAGMFFALDMSFWHYGLYLTSVANATVLCNLTPVIVTLFAWVVLRQRPRSLFLVALALSMVGAAAMALGANHSGGADRSLLGDALSLSVTLWYAAYFLTIQAARKTASAQRVMLWSTAVGAPLMLLAALIMGEQIVPTGPAGWVACIGLGLVHVAGQGGVAWALGKLPATITAVTILVQPVVAGLVSWWVFGETLTPVQALGGTLVLAAIVLAQWSTRKSESQTKTGVGSEDPTPANL, from the coding sequence ATGACCTGCTCCGCCTCCCCGGACGCCTCAAAGCTAGCGACCTCGCGGGCCTTCGCCCTGATCGTCCTGATGCTGGCGGCGGCGGTGCTGGGGCTCGCGCCCGTGCTGGTGCGGCTGACCGAGACGGGTCCGGCGTCGGCGGGCTTCTGGCGGCTGGTGTTCGCCCTGCCCCTGCTGCTGGCCTTCGTCGGACGGCCCGCCTCGATGGGCGGCGCCGGTATCGGCCGGCCCGGCAAATGGATGGCCCTCGCCGGGATGTTCTTCGCCCTGGACATGAGCTTCTGGCACTATGGCCTGTACCTGACCTCGGTCGCCAACGCCACGGTGCTGTGCAACCTGACGCCCGTGATCGTGACCCTGTTCGCCTGGGTGGTGCTGAGACAACGCCCCCGTAGCCTGTTCCTCGTAGCGCTGGCGCTGTCGATGGTCGGGGCCGCCGCCATGGCGCTCGGGGCCAACCACTCGGGCGGGGCGGATCGCTCCCTGCTGGGCGACGCCCTCTCCCTGTCGGTGACGCTCTGGTACGCCGCCTATTTCCTGACCATCCAGGCGGCGCGCAAGACCGCCTCGGCTCAACGGGTCATGCTGTGGTCCACGGCCGTGGGCGCGCCCCTGATGCTGCTGGCGGCCCTGATCATGGGCGAGCAGATCGTCCCGACCGGTCCGGCGGGCTGGGTCGCCTGTATTGGCCTGGGCCTCGTGCATGTCGCGGGTCAGGGCGGCGTGGCCTGGGCGCTGGGCAAGCTGCCCGCCACCATCACCGCCGTGACCATCCTGGTTCAGCCCGTAGTCGCGGGTCTGGTCAGCTGGTGGGTGTTCGGCGAGACCCTGACGCCGGTTCAGGCCCTGGGCGGCACCCTCGTTCTGGCCGCCATCGTCCTGGCCCAGTGGTCCACGCGCAAAAGCGAGTCCCAAACGAAAACGGGCGTGGGGTCCGAGGATCCCACGCCCGCCAATCTCTAA
- a CDS encoding glutamate-5-semialdehyde dehydrogenase, protein MTAQPVSEFEDVAALMADMGRRARAAADAVRLAGPEIRSAALSAIAAAIRDGADAILAANAVDITRARANGLSEALIDRLALTPARVAAIAGAVDEIAAFPDPLGVETERWTRPNGLDIARVRTPLGVLAIIYESRPNVTADAAALCIRSGNVAILRCGSDCLDSSLAVHAAVVEGLVAAGLPADAVQLVPTPDRAAVGALLTGLDGNVDLLIPRGGKSLVARVQSEARVPVLGHLEGLNHTYLHAAADLDMARDIVVNAKMRRVSVCGSTETLLIDAEAAGRLLPPVAEALIDAGCELRGDARAQALVPAMSAAAEADWTTEYLAPILAVRIVDGLDAAVEHIRTHGSGHTEAIITDDAEAAAAFLNAVDSAIVLWNTSTQFADGGEFGFGGEIGISTSRLHARGPVGAEQLTSYKYVVRGTGQIRP, encoded by the coding sequence ATGACCGCTCAACCCGTCTCCGAGTTCGAGGATGTCGCCGCCCTGATGGCCGACATGGGCCGCCGCGCGCGCGCCGCCGCCGACGCCGTGCGTCTGGCCGGCCCGGAGATCCGCAGCGCCGCCCTGAGCGCCATTGCAGCTGCGATCCGCGACGGCGCCGACGCCATTCTGGCCGCCAATGCCGTCGACATCACCCGGGCTCGCGCGAATGGTCTGTCAGAGGCACTGATCGACCGGCTGGCCCTGACGCCGGCCCGGGTCGCGGCCATCGCCGGGGCCGTGGACGAGATCGCCGCCTTCCCCGATCCGCTGGGCGTCGAGACCGAGCGCTGGACCCGGCCCAACGGGCTGGACATCGCCCGCGTCCGCACGCCTCTGGGCGTCCTGGCCATCATCTATGAGAGCCGGCCCAACGTCACCGCAGACGCCGCCGCCCTGTGCATCCGCTCGGGCAATGTCGCCATCCTGCGCTGCGGTTCGGACTGTCTGGACAGTTCGCTGGCTGTCCATGCAGCGGTGGTCGAGGGGCTGGTCGCCGCCGGCCTGCCCGCCGATGCGGTGCAGCTGGTCCCCACGCCCGACCGCGCCGCCGTCGGCGCCCTGCTGACCGGACTGGACGGCAATGTCGACCTGCTGATCCCGCGCGGCGGCAAGAGCCTTGTCGCCCGGGTCCAGTCCGAGGCGCGTGTGCCCGTGCTCGGCCATCTGGAGGGGCTGAACCACACCTATCTGCACGCCGCCGCCGATCTCGACATGGCGCGCGACATCGTGGTCAACGCCAAGATGCGCCGCGTGTCCGTGTGCGGATCGACCGAGACCCTGCTGATCGACGCCGAGGCCGCCGGCCGCCTGCTGCCCCCGGTCGCCGAGGCCCTGATCGACGCCGGCTGCGAGCTGCGCGGCGACGCGCGGGCGCAGGCGCTGGTCCCGGCCATGAGCGCCGCCGCCGAGGCCGACTGGACCACCGAATATCTGGCGCCGATCCTCGCCGTTCGGATCGTGGATGGTCTGGACGCCGCCGTGGAGCACATCCGCACCCACGGCTCGGGCCACACCGAGGCGATCATCACCGACGATGCGGAGGCCGCAGCCGCCTTCCTGAACGCCGTCGACAGTGCCATCGTGCTGTGGAACACCTCGACCCAGTTCGCCGACGGCGGGGAGTTCGGCTTCGGCGGAGAGATCGGCATCTCGACCTCGCGCCTGCACGCGCGCGGCCCGGTCGGGGCGGAGCAGCTGACCAGCTACAAATACGTCGTGCGCGGAACCGGCCAGATCAGACCCTGA
- the proB gene encoding glutamate 5-kinase, with translation MFQIPASPRPINRVVIKIGSSLVVDAKTRAPAAAWLKALAEDIADWRRHGREVIVVSSGAVALGRGRFGLEKNARLDEKQAAAAVGQPLLMQAWEAALSEQALVPAQVLLTREDTERRRRWLNGRATLEALLKLGAVPVVNENDTVATEEIRYGDNDRLAARTAQLARADLLILLSDVDGLYTADPRKNPDAEHLPVVEALTPDILAAAGGANAEADVGTGGMATKLEAARIARSAGCVTLIVSGLEPHPLKALDDGARHTMITAPATPIAAYKSWIAGSLEPAGSLVVDDGAATALAGGRSLLASGVKRVEGRFDRGDCVRIVRMEGGALGVGLAAYAADEMEKIRGRHSGEIEGLVGYKGPGVAIHRDDLVLDPA, from the coding sequence GTGTTCCAGATCCCCGCCTCCCCTCGCCCCATCAATCGCGTCGTGATCAAGATCGGCTCATCGCTGGTCGTGGATGCGAAGACGCGCGCCCCGGCGGCGGCCTGGCTCAAGGCCTTGGCCGAGGACATCGCGGACTGGCGCCGGCACGGGCGGGAGGTGATCGTGGTCTCCTCCGGCGCCGTGGCTCTGGGGCGCGGGCGGTTCGGGCTGGAGAAGAACGCCCGGCTGGACGAGAAACAGGCCGCCGCCGCCGTCGGCCAGCCCCTGCTGATGCAGGCCTGGGAGGCGGCGCTGAGCGAGCAGGCCCTGGTGCCCGCTCAGGTCCTTCTGACCCGCGAGGACACCGAACGCCGCCGTCGCTGGCTGAACGGGCGCGCCACGCTGGAGGCCCTGCTCAAACTCGGCGCCGTGCCCGTGGTCAACGAGAACGACACGGTCGCGACGGAGGAAATCCGCTATGGCGACAATGACCGGCTGGCGGCGCGGACGGCCCAGCTGGCGCGGGCCGACCTGCTGATCCTGCTGTCCGATGTCGACGGCCTTTACACCGCCGATCCGAGGAAGAATCCGGACGCCGAGCATCTGCCGGTGGTGGAGGCCCTGACGCCCGACATCCTCGCCGCCGCCGGGGGCGCAAACGCCGAGGCCGACGTCGGCACGGGCGGGATGGCGACCAAGCTGGAAGCCGCCCGCATCGCCCGTTCGGCGGGCTGCGTCACCCTGATCGTTTCGGGACTGGAGCCGCATCCGCTGAAGGCGCTGGACGACGGCGCGCGCCACACGATGATCACCGCCCCGGCCACGCCCATCGCGGCCTACAAGTCGTGGATCGCGGGGAGCCTCGAGCCGGCGGGGTCGCTGGTCGTCGACGACGGGGCCGCGACCGCTCTGGCGGGCGGACGCAGCCTGCTGGCCTCGGGGGTCAAGCGGGTCGAGGGCCGGTTCGACCGGGGTGACTGCGTCCGCATCGTGCGGATGGAGGGCGGGGCGCTGGGCGTCGGTCTGGCCGCCTACGCCGCCGACGAGATGGAGAAGATCCGGGGCAGGCACTCGGGCGAAATCGAGGGGCTGGTCGGCTATAAGGGCCCCGGCGTCGCCATCCACCGCGACGATCTGGTGCTGGACCCCGCATGA
- a CDS encoding acyl-CoA thioesterase encodes MARAPLQLREDREIFTVPLAILPEHIDANGHVNNVVYVGWLQEVGTAHWNARFDEADRAKWSWVALRHEIDYLRALQPDATVVARTWVGDPQGPRFNRYVRIEDGEGRLCAQGVSEWCLVDAATLRPQRIPATMLPTFEAR; translated from the coding sequence TTGGCGCGGGCGCCGCTCCAGCTGCGTGAGGATCGCGAGATCTTCACCGTGCCACTGGCCATCCTGCCCGAGCACATCGACGCCAACGGCCATGTGAACAATGTGGTCTATGTCGGCTGGCTGCAGGAAGTCGGTACGGCCCACTGGAACGCCCGGTTCGACGAGGCCGACCGAGCCAAATGGTCCTGGGTCGCCCTGCGCCACGAGATCGATTACCTGCGCGCGCTCCAGCCCGATGCGACCGTCGTGGCCCGCACCTGGGTCGGCGATCCGCAGGGACCGCGCTTCAACCGCTATGTCCGCATCGAGGACGGCGAGGGCCGGCTCTGCGCCCAGGGCGTCTCCGAATGGTGTCTGGTCGACGCCGCGACCCTGAGGCCTCAGCGGATTCCGGCAACGATGTTGCCCACGTTCGAGGCCCGTTAG
- the grxD gene encoding Grx4 family monothiol glutaredoxin, which yields MTDQVVAQSADPVHAFIAQTIADHAVVLFMKGTPDQPRCGFSSLSVQILDQIEAPFVGVDVLQDEALRDGIKVFTDWPTIPQLYVKGEFIGGSDIIREMFQSGELQALLAEKGVALGQD from the coding sequence ATGACCGACCAAGTCGTTGCGCAAAGCGCCGATCCCGTCCACGCCTTCATCGCCCAGACGATCGCGGACCACGCTGTCGTCCTGTTCATGAAGGGCACGCCGGACCAGCCGCGCTGTGGCTTCTCGTCCCTGTCGGTGCAGATCCTCGACCAGATCGAAGCCCCCTTCGTCGGCGTCGACGTGCTTCAGGACGAAGCCCTTCGCGACGGCATCAAGGTCTTCACCGACTGGCCGACCATTCCCCAGCTCTATGTGAAGGGGGAGTTCATCGGCGGCTCGGACATCATCCGCGAGATGTTCCAGTCGGGCGAGCTCCAGGCCCTGCTGGCGGAAAAGGGCGTCGCCCTCGGTCAGGACTGA
- a CDS encoding aldo/keto reductase produces MRYRPFGSTGAAISNITLSLGIDAVSRGPEAAAELIYAALEAGINSYRLESADPVLAEVVGHALSSVERKLLIVSLTLGRRDGRRQDMDRDFSAEAITHAIDRALHVSGLGWIDVALLERPGEHELPQSSLNALKALRRTQRVRFLGVFGDDEVMDAYVSTGAFDVIATPSNVNSSWKVRARIRAAQEQDMAVMAYDYFPEALNSRKKATTLNEPKKGLFGFGGGPKRAKDDPLAGAGTFAFLHETPHWDAESICLAHVMNDPAVATVLVQARDIPRLEALSKIPDRDMPPGLSAQIEMARVGAANKVA; encoded by the coding sequence ATGCGCTATCGCCCCTTCGGCTCCACCGGCGCCGCCATTTCCAACATCACCCTGAGCCTGGGCATCGACGCCGTCTCGCGCGGGCCCGAGGCCGCCGCCGAGCTGATCTATGCGGCGCTCGAGGCGGGCATCAACAGCTACCGGCTGGAAAGCGCCGACCCGGTGCTGGCCGAGGTCGTAGGCCACGCCCTGTCCTCGGTCGAACGCAAGCTGCTGATCGTCAGCCTGACCCTGGGCCGTCGCGACGGCCGCCGCCAGGACATGGACCGCGACTTCTCGGCCGAGGCCATCACCCACGCCATCGACCGGGCCCTGCACGTCTCCGGCCTGGGCTGGATCGACGTCGCCCTGCTGGAACGTCCGGGCGAGCACGAACTGCCCCAGTCGTCACTGAATGCGCTCAAGGCCCTGCGCCGGACCCAGCGCGTCCGCTTCCTCGGCGTCTTCGGCGACGACGAGGTGATGGACGCCTATGTCTCGACCGGCGCCTTCGACGTCATCGCCACCCCGTCCAACGTCAACTCCTCGTGGAAGGTGCGCGCCCGCATCCGCGCCGCCCAGGAGCAGGACATGGCGGTCATGGCCTATGACTATTTCCCCGAGGCCCTGAACTCCAGGAAGAAGGCCACGACCCTGAACGAGCCGAAGAAGGGTCTGTTCGGCTTCGGCGGGGGTCCGAAGCGGGCAAAGGACGATCCGCTGGCCGGCGCCGGCACCTTCGCCTTCCTGCACGAGACCCCGCACTGGGACGCCGAGTCGATCTGCCTGGCCCATGTCATGAACGATCCGGCCGTGGCCACCGTCCTGGTTCAGGCCCGCGACATTCCGCGGCTGGAGGCCCTGTCGAAGATCCCGGACCGCGACATGCCGCCCGGTCTGTCGGCCCAGATCGAAATGGCCCGGGTCGGCGCCGCCAACAAGGTCGCCTGA
- a CDS encoding BolA/IbaG family iron-sulfur metabolism protein, with protein MPMTVETLHAHLAEAFPDAEIAIDDLAGDGDHYRARIVSNAFQGLPRVRQHQLVYAALKGKMGGELHALALETSIPAAGG; from the coding sequence ATGCCCATGACCGTCGAAACGCTGCACGCCCATCTGGCGGAGGCCTTTCCCGACGCCGAGATCGCCATCGACGATCTGGCCGGCGACGGCGACCACTATCGCGCGCGCATCGTGTCCAACGCCTTCCAGGGCCTGCCGCGCGTGCGCCAGCACCAACTCGTCTACGCCGCCCTGAAGGGCAAGATGGGCGGGGAACTGCACGCCCTGGCGCTCGAAACCTCGATCCCCGCCGCAGGAGGCTGA